A single window of Neisseria chenwenguii DNA harbors:
- a CDS encoding glycosyltransferase, with the protein MTTTHPLVSVMIPYYNCKDYIVETIESVRQQAYPDIETIIIDDGSDAENAAFLKQLLQNHPDIKYAAQPNQGVSAARNHAARLANGKYFLFLDADDVILPEYIAKAVEILETQPDCKLVYPKAEYFDAQSGAWEIPPYEGFKSLLMGNKFPSSISFHRAADYAALNGFDEFLNTHEDWDYWIRMLADGGEVQQIPEILFRYRKRNDGSSLIDQLIQDQDLNRRDWQRVYEKNQTIFMQHQLGYWDCIQTINQKIQELETTKQLLQENIMSFEQQTQELQALLGKILQQSEQSAKQTESLQRQIETLSSHIEQNGKLQEKLASYEQKIKTLQEQIDTLTGEKNTLAQTAQNLNATHADLERHIAQENQRLTKYKSLWTVKAFKPLVKTEQAISSANRYRKSFRLLVKEKGSIGKAYQYLRKTYKHTHSFKTVKQILKSIDKNEVIAETAPQPLPEIFTQAVSQAANETLALKVAIIAEMSIPQCKKYRVTQKQEMLQELGIPCSVTSWTDYEEAKKQISLASVVIFYRVPDFDSVMSLIDECRRLKIKTFWDVDDLIFDEAILQTSSTINSLDKQERDGVINGAKLYRKAMLACDEGIASTSGLAQSMRDAGLKTVHIIENALDTETLKTAQEINSKTRHSDGLIRIIYGSGTKTHNVDFMEAAPALAETLKKYPNVRFRYIGFLELPDYFNNVKGQIEHIPFCSYTEYLSHLAECDISIAPLENFIFNDAKSNIKYIEASITKLASVCSPRAAFADVIENGKTAFLADSKQEWANAFAALIEDAQLRQNMADAAYENVTRRYAPAEIGRHLAEVVHDSAFDNQQSKVLTFNVYYYPQSFGGATIVAEQLNKLLAEDGKRKVYAVTTLPVTHHLKPYSTIRYEYNQVTVFGVAVPPADSASYDNPDFSKAVAEIIELVQPDIAHIHCIQGIGAGIVDLCRSKNIKTAVTFHDAWWICPNQFMLDHGHFRENWEGAPFPNGKMLENALSKIDLLLAPSQYFADVHEQKIHRSVRVNKNGVTPPAHKLEKRKSQTIRFGYVGGATPIKGVHLILEAFKKYNFESTQLRVVDNMLNVGSQSFFDKDFEGIRNYQIVPAYNQNNIDRFFSEIDVLLFPTQWKESFGLTVREAILRNVWVIATDAGGVVEDIIEGENGTVIPFDSDSEELSRAIEAVCKRYRDLPENSIIDLPKSHIRTFEEQRDELSDMYQKLLSE; encoded by the coding sequence ATGACAACGACCCACCCCCTCGTTTCCGTGATGATTCCCTACTACAACTGCAAAGACTACATCGTCGAAACCATCGAATCCGTCAGACAGCAGGCCTATCCCGACATTGAAACCATCATCATTGACGACGGCTCCGATGCTGAAAATGCCGCCTTTTTAAAACAACTGCTGCAAAACCATCCCGACATCAAATATGCCGCGCAGCCCAACCAAGGTGTCTCCGCCGCACGCAACCATGCCGCGCGGCTGGCAAACGGCAAATATTTCCTTTTTCTCGATGCCGACGACGTCATCCTGCCCGAATATATTGCAAAAGCCGTTGAAATCTTAGAAACGCAACCGGACTGCAAACTGGTTTATCCGAAAGCCGAATACTTCGACGCACAAAGCGGAGCATGGGAGATCCCCCCTTACGAAGGCTTCAAAAGCCTGCTTATGGGGAATAAATTTCCCTCCTCAATCTCATTCCACCGTGCAGCCGACTATGCCGCGTTAAACGGCTTTGACGAATTCCTCAACACCCACGAAGACTGGGATTACTGGATCCGTATGCTGGCAGACGGCGGCGAAGTGCAACAGATTCCCGAAATATTGTTCCGCTATCGGAAACGCAACGACGGCTCCTCCCTTATCGACCAACTGATCCAAGACCAAGACTTAAACCGACGCGACTGGCAGCGCGTGTACGAAAAAAACCAAACAATCTTTATGCAGCACCAATTAGGCTATTGGGACTGCATCCAAACCATCAATCAAAAAATACAAGAGTTAGAAACAACCAAACAGCTATTACAGGAAAATATCATGTCTTTCGAGCAGCAAACCCAAGAATTGCAAGCCCTGCTGGGTAAGATTCTCCAACAATCCGAACAGTCTGCCAAACAGACCGAATCCTTACAACGGCAAATCGAAACCTTGAGCAGTCATATCGAACAAAACGGAAAACTCCAAGAAAAACTGGCCTCATACGAGCAAAAGATCAAAACGTTGCAAGAACAGATTGACACCCTCACGGGCGAAAAAAACACCCTTGCGCAAACCGCACAGAATCTGAATGCCACCCATGCCGACTTAGAGCGCCATATCGCTCAAGAAAACCAACGCCTGACCAAATACAAAAGCCTGTGGACAGTCAAAGCATTCAAGCCGCTCGTCAAAACCGAACAGGCCATCAGCTCAGCCAACCGCTACCGCAAAAGCTTCCGTCTGCTGGTTAAAGAAAAAGGCAGCATCGGCAAGGCTTACCAGTATCTGCGTAAAACCTACAAACACACGCACTCTTTCAAAACGGTCAAACAGATTCTGAAATCCATCGATAAAAACGAAGTGATTGCAGAAACCGCTCCCCAGCCTTTGCCTGAAATCTTCACGCAGGCGGTATCGCAAGCCGCAAATGAAACGCTTGCGCTCAAAGTCGCCATCATTGCCGAAATGAGTATTCCGCAATGCAAAAAATACCGCGTGACCCAAAAACAAGAAATGCTGCAAGAATTGGGTATTCCCTGCTCGGTAACATCATGGACGGACTACGAAGAAGCCAAAAAACAGATTTCTTTGGCAAGCGTGGTGATTTTTTACCGTGTACCGGATTTCGACAGTGTGATGTCATTGATTGACGAATGCCGCCGTCTGAAAATCAAAACCTTTTGGGACGTTGACGACTTGATTTTTGACGAAGCCATTCTGCAAACCAGCAGCACAATCAATTCGTTAGACAAGCAAGAACGAGACGGTGTGATTAACGGTGCCAAACTTTACCGCAAAGCCATGCTTGCCTGCGACGAAGGCATCGCCTCGACATCAGGGCTGGCTCAATCTATGCGTGATGCAGGTTTGAAAACCGTCCATATCATTGAAAATGCGCTGGATACCGAGACCTTGAAAACCGCTCAGGAAATCAACAGCAAAACCCGTCATTCAGACGGCCTCATCCGTATTATCTACGGCTCGGGAACCAAAACCCATAATGTCGATTTTATGGAAGCGGCACCTGCTTTAGCTGAAACCCTGAAAAAATACCCGAATGTACGGTTCCGCTATATCGGTTTTTTGGAACTGCCCGATTATTTCAACAACGTAAAAGGACAAATCGAGCATATCCCGTTTTGCAGTTACACCGAATACCTGTCGCATTTGGCGGAATGCGACATCAGTATCGCACCTTTGGAAAACTTTATTTTCAATGATGCCAAAAGCAATATTAAATATATTGAAGCCTCCATTACCAAACTGGCCTCCGTATGCTCGCCGCGCGCCGCATTTGCCGACGTAATCGAAAACGGAAAAACCGCATTTTTGGCCGACAGCAAACAAGAATGGGCGAATGCCTTTGCTGCCTTAATCGAAGATGCGCAGCTGCGCCAAAACATGGCAGATGCTGCTTATGAAAACGTTACCCGCCGTTATGCACCTGCCGAAATCGGCAGACATTTGGCTGAAGTCGTCCATGATTCTGCTTTCGATAACCAGCAAAGCAAAGTCTTAACTTTTAACGTTTACTATTATCCTCAATCATTCGGTGGCGCAACCATTGTTGCCGAGCAGTTAAACAAACTGTTGGCAGAAGACGGCAAACGCAAGGTTTATGCCGTAACTACTTTACCGGTAACGCATCATCTGAAACCATACAGCACCATCCGTTACGAATACAATCAGGTAACCGTATTCGGCGTAGCCGTACCGCCTGCCGATTCCGCAAGTTACGACAATCCCGATTTCAGCAAAGCCGTGGCCGAAATCATCGAACTGGTTCAGCCCGATATTGCCCATATCCATTGCATTCAAGGTATTGGTGCAGGAATTGTCGATTTGTGCCGCAGCAAAAACATCAAAACAGCAGTTACCTTCCACGACGCATGGTGGATTTGTCCAAATCAGTTTATGCTTGACCACGGTCACTTCCGTGAAAATTGGGAAGGCGCCCCCTTCCCTAATGGAAAAATGCTGGAAAACGCACTATCCAAAATTGATTTATTGCTTGCACCAAGCCAATATTTTGCCGACGTACATGAACAAAAAATCCACCGTTCCGTAAGAGTCAACAAAAACGGGGTAACACCGCCCGCACACAAATTAGAAAAACGGAAATCACAAACCATCCGTTTCGGTTACGTCGGCGGAGCCACCCCGATTAAAGGAGTGCATCTGATTTTGGAAGCATTCAAAAAATACAATTTTGAATCAACCCAGTTACGCGTTGTTGACAATATGTTGAATGTCGGTTCGCAGTCTTTCTTCGATAAAGATTTTGAAGGCATCCGAAATTACCAAATCGTTCCGGCCTACAACCAAAACAATATCGACCGTTTTTTCTCAGAAATCGACGTATTGCTGTTCCCGACGCAATGGAAAGAAAGTTTCGGCCTGACTGTCAGAGAAGCCATTTTGCGGAATGTATGGGTAATTGCTACAGATGCAGGGGGTGTTGTAGAAGATATTATTGAAGGGGAGAACGGCACGGTTATCCCGTTCGACAGCGACAGCGAAGAGCTGAGCCGCGCAATTGAAGCCGTATGCAAACGCTATCGCGATCTGCCGGAAAACAGCATCATCGACTTACCAAAATCCCACATCCGTACATTTGAAGAACAACGGGACGAATTGTCAGATATGTATCAAAAATTATTATCCGAGTGA
- a CDS encoding type II toxin-antitoxin system Phd/YefM family antitoxin encodes MMQTVNIHEAKTNLSRLLDGVVHGEPFIIAKAGKPIVHVIPYQKKEASAKRIGFMPSAHIPDDFDTLGAEEIATMFAGKEE; translated from the coding sequence ATGATGCAAACCGTTAATATCCACGAAGCAAAAACCAACCTCTCCCGCTTGCTAGATGGTGTTGTACATGGAGAACCGTTTATCATTGCAAAAGCAGGCAAGCCGATAGTACATGTCATCCCCTACCAAAAGAAAGAAGCTTCCGCCAAACGCATCGGTTTTATGCCGTCTGCACATATTCCTGATGACTTTGATACATTGGGTGCAGAAGAAATTGCAACCATGTTTGCTGGGAAAGAGGAATGA
- a CDS encoding type II toxin-antitoxin system VapC family toxin, translated as MKYLLDTHILLWAAYNHPRLSKVARNIIENQDDDLLFSAASIWEIAIKSELGRQDFSVNPNLFRRALLDNDYTELPVSSLHAAATANLPDIHKDPFVRILIAQSQTEGIVLLSADEKVIAYGNTVQTV; from the coding sequence ATGAAATACCTACTAGATACCCATATTCTCTTGTGGGCAGCCTACAACCATCCACGCTTAAGTAAAGTCGCCCGCAACATCATTGAAAATCAGGATGACGATTTGCTGTTCAGCGCAGCCAGCATTTGGGAGATCGCAATCAAATCAGAGCTTGGGCGACAGGATTTTTCCGTTAATCCCAATCTGTTCCGCCGCGCTCTTCTGGATAACGACTATACGGAACTGCCAGTCAGCAGTCTGCACGCAGCTGCCACAGCCAATCTTCCCGATATTCACAAAGATCCGTTCGTCCGTATATTGATTGCCCAATCGCAGACAGAGGGCATCGTACTGCTCAGTGCAGATGAAAAAGTCATCGCCTACGGCAATACTGTTCAGACTGTATGA
- the glyS gene encoding glycine--tRNA ligase subunit beta: MTTLLIELLTEELPPKALNTLGNAFAAAIAEGLEKEQLTDGAADYTAYASPRRLAVQVRNVKAVQADRHVVKKGPAVANAVKDGVPTKALEGFARSCGAEIAGLKIVNDGKQDVYAHEFTQQGKGLSELLEDIINQAVKKLPIPKVMRWGSSTHTFVRPVHGLIALHGSEVVPINVLGLQSRNQTLGHRFLSDGLITIQNADSYAEQLKTEGKVIASFDERKAVIQAALNQAAGRLNATAAADEALLDEVAALVEWPVVLEAGFEEHFLAVPQECLILTMQQNQKYFPLLGQNGKLMNRFLLVSNLETADPSHIISGNERVLRARLSDAEFFYKQDQKTTLESRLPKLAQVVYHNKLGSQAERIDRLMSISGYIAKALGADAATAERVTRLSKADLVTEMVGEFPELQGTMGKYYARLDGESEEIANAIEQHYRPRFAGDALPEGQTATAAALADKLETLVGIWGIGLIPTGDKDPYALRRSALGILRMLMNSGLGISDVLQTAFQTFPAGKLSENTVAEVADFMQARLAVLLQNDYAQDTVAAVLAQRPDRLDDLTAKLQAVETFKQLPEAAALAAANKRVQNLLKKADAELGAVNETLLVQDEEKALYAAALALQPKIQAAVANRDFQTALTELAAIKPQVDAFFDSVMVMADDPAVKQNRLNLLNQLAQQMNAVADISLLGE; this comes from the coding sequence ATGACTACCCTCCTCATCGAACTTCTCACCGAAGAACTCCCGCCCAAAGCCCTCAATACTTTGGGCAATGCCTTTGCCGCTGCGATTGCCGAAGGCTTGGAAAAAGAACAGCTTACCGACGGCGCGGCAGACTATACCGCTTATGCTTCGCCGCGCCGTTTGGCCGTGCAGGTGCGCAATGTCAAAGCCGTACAGGCCGACCGGCATGTGGTAAAGAAGGGGCCGGCGGTGGCCAATGCGGTGAAAGACGGCGTGCCGACCAAGGCGCTGGAAGGGTTTGCCCGTTCGTGCGGCGCGGAAATTGCCGGTCTGAAAATCGTGAACGACGGCAAGCAGGATGTTTATGCGCACGAGTTCACCCAACAGGGCAAAGGCCTGTCTGAATTATTGGAAGATATCATTAATCAGGCAGTTAAAAAACTGCCGATTCCGAAAGTGATGCGCTGGGGCAGCAGCACGCATACGTTCGTCCGCCCCGTGCACGGCCTGATTGCGCTGCACGGCAGCGAAGTTGTGCCGATCAATGTGCTCGGCCTGCAAAGCCGTAATCAAACCTTAGGCCACCGCTTTCTTTCAGACGGCCTGATTACCATTCAAAATGCCGACAGCTACGCCGAACAGTTAAAAACCGAAGGCAAAGTCATCGCCTCGTTTGACGAACGCAAAGCCGTGATTCAGGCAGCTTTGAACCAAGCCGCAGGCCGTCTGAACGCCACCGCCGCCGCCGACGAAGCCCTGCTCGACGAAGTGGCCGCGCTGGTGGAATGGCCGGTGGTATTGGAAGCCGGTTTTGAAGAACACTTCCTCGCCGTGCCGCAGGAATGCCTGATTCTGACCATGCAGCAAAACCAGAAATACTTCCCGCTGCTAGGCCAAAACGGCAAGCTGATGAACCGCTTCCTGCTGGTTTCCAACCTCGAAACCGCCGACCCGTCGCACATCATTTCCGGCAACGAACGCGTCTTGCGCGCGCGCCTTTCCGACGCGGAATTTTTCTACAAACAAGACCAGAAAACCACGCTCGAAAGCCGTCTGCCCAAGCTCGCCCAAGTCGTGTACCACAACAAACTCGGCAGCCAGGCCGAGCGCATCGACCGCCTGATGAGCATCAGCGGCTACATCGCCAAAGCGCTGGGCGCCGACGCCGCCACCGCCGAACGCGTCACCCGCCTATCCAAAGCCGACCTCGTTACCGAAATGGTCGGCGAATTCCCCGAACTGCAAGGCACCATGGGCAAATACTACGCCCGCCTCGACGGCGAAAGCGAAGAAATCGCCAACGCCATCGAGCAGCACTACCGCCCCCGTTTCGCCGGCGACGCGCTGCCCGAAGGCCAAACCGCCACCGCCGCCGCGCTGGCCGACAAGCTCGAAACCCTCGTCGGCATCTGGGGCATCGGCCTGATTCCCACCGGCGACAAAGACCCCTACGCCCTGCGCCGCTCCGCGCTCGGCATCCTGCGCATGCTGATGAACAGCGGCCTCGGCATTTCCGACGTCTTGCAAACCGCGTTCCAAACCTTCCCCGCCGGCAAACTTTCCGAAAACACCGTCGCCGAAGTTGCCGACTTCATGCAGGCGCGTTTGGCGGTACTGCTGCAAAACGACTACGCCCAGGACACCGTCGCCGCCGTACTCGCCCAACGCCCCGACCGTTTGGACGACCTGACCGCCAAGCTGCAAGCCGTCGAAACCTTCAAACAACTGCCCGAAGCCGCCGCGCTCGCTGCCGCCAACAAACGCGTGCAGAACCTGCTGAAAAAAGCAGACGCCGAACTTGGCGCCGTCAACGAAACCCTGCTCGTACAAGACGAAGAAAAAGCCCTCTACGCCGCCGCTCTTGCCTTGCAGCCGAAAATCCAAGCTGCCGTTGCCAACCGCGATTTTCAGACGGCCCTCACCGAACTGGCCGCCATCAAACCGCAAGTCGATGCCTTCTTCGATAGCGTCATGGTCATGGCTGACGATCCTGCCGTGAAACAAAACCGCTTGAATCTGCTCAACCAACTGGCGCAGCAGATGAATGCGGTGGCGGATATTTCGCTGTTGGGGGAGTAA
- a CDS encoding glycoside hydrolase family 66 protein, with product MVTVSHLGKEIYSADPANAKAELPSDIFSPNSGYTVTVSTADSAGATKTQTLGLSVEDDWTLYPRYGVVGGSSDHNASMTNDQLEGYQDGLEQLTQMHINNYFFYDVYDTTGNPFPANTESYNQEWVSWSENKPKIDTGLVKSLVNYIHENGGKAMLYNMINAVSVENGQTETSVPESVVNGAAIYNAKDHSDFGKTGNLAQTSVQRFVDPANPEWQKYIIDTMIKAIKEGNFDGWQADTMGNNVVYKINEDSTKTEFNMSDGYDDLSKAAAEALKELGYSYMINDINTGNAEALSQTGISVPYSEIWPIAGDDQYSDLKELVDRLYSLNNVSPILSVYTEKGMDATGAESLNPDSELLVDAIVAASGGYHMTTAALNSSQNANRFGIIQSEYYPNQNMKTTPALAKSEFNYQQFITAYEELLRGKGLTQLDNHATIQASDGVDLTSTGGEAGKVYTWTKATAERRRQQYAPTGQPERVHPA from the coding sequence ATGGTAACGGTTTCCCATCTCGGTAAGGAAATTTATTCCGCCGACCCTGCAAACGCAAAAGCCGAACTGCCGTCCGATATTTTTTCTCCGAATTCCGGATATACCGTTACCGTATCAACCGCAGACAGTGCGGGCGCAACGAAAACCCAAACACTCGGCCTGTCCGTAGAAGACGACTGGACGCTATATCCCCGCTACGGCGTGGTCGGCGGCTCTTCCGACCATAATGCTTCCATGACTAACGACCAACTGGAAGGTTATCAAGACGGTCTCGAGCAACTGACACAAATGCACATCAACAATTATTTCTTTTACGATGTGTACGACACAACCGGCAATCCTTTCCCTGCCAACACGGAAAGCTACAATCAGGAATGGGTGTCATGGTCTGAAAACAAGCCGAAAATCGACACAGGTTTAGTCAAATCGCTTGTCAACTACATCCATGAAAACGGCGGCAAGGCCATGCTCTACAACATGATAAACGCAGTCTCTGTAGAAAACGGCCAAACAGAAACATCCGTGCCTGAATCCGTCGTCAACGGCGCGGCTATCTACAATGCCAAAGACCACTCGGATTTCGGTAAAACCGGCAACTTGGCTCAAACATCCGTCCAACGGTTTGTCGATCCCGCCAATCCCGAATGGCAGAAATACATCATCGATACAATGATCAAAGCCATTAAGGAAGGAAATTTCGATGGCTGGCAGGCCGATACGATGGGCAACAATGTTGTCTACAAAATCAACGAAGACAGTACCAAAACAGAATTCAATATGTCCGACGGATACGACGATCTGTCCAAGGCTGCCGCAGAAGCCCTGAAAGAGCTCGGATATTCCTACATGATTAACGACATCAACACAGGAAATGCCGAGGCACTTTCCCAAACGGGCATAAGCGTTCCTTATTCGGAAATCTGGCCTATCGCAGGCGACGACCAATATTCCGATTTGAAAGAACTGGTTGACCGTTTGTACAGTCTGAACAATGTCTCCCCGATTCTTTCCGTTTACACTGAAAAAGGCATGGATGCGACCGGTGCGGAAAGTCTGAATCCCGACAGCGAACTTTTGGTCGATGCCATTGTAGCCGCCAGCGGCGGTTACCACATGACGACCGCAGCTTTGAACTCCAGCCAGAATGCCAATAGATTCGGAATTATCCAATCGGAATATTATCCGAACCAAAATATGAAAACCACACCGGCATTGGCAAAATCCGAGTTCAACTATCAGCAGTTCATTACTGCCTATGAAGAGCTGCTGCGTGGCAAAGGCCTGACCCAGTTGGATAACCATGCCACCATCCAAGCCTCAGATGGAGTTGACCTGACTTCCACCGGCGGCGAAGCCGGAAAAGTTTACACTTGGACCAAAGCAACCGCCGAAAGACGGAGACAACAATACGCTCCAACTGGACAACCTGAACGTGTCCATCCCGCTTGA
- a CDS encoding calcium-binding protein produces the protein MSIPLDGQITKEQAEKAVVYVASPDKGDISMTALQTTFVEENGVKMLKVTVPHIDIWDMLYVTNLNDTMNGTGNDADNIITGNDGNNRLDGGNGNDTMNGGNGNDTVNGDAGDDTLFGESGNDHLNGGAGNDSLTGGDGGDTLLGESGTDTLTGGAGDDVLFGGLSNDLLHGEAGNDTYVFSIGEGQDTVSDNDGNNAIQFGQGIKIEDLHLEASTDGQGATDWTITIGNTGDAITIDNQYAGSNSANISISEFRLDEGTFTVDALLEKMAANNSFSGLANTNPAVDSFSYAVDNATAVQPDNNSAIAVL, from the coding sequence GTGTCCATCCCGCTTGACGGTCAGATTACCAAAGAACAGGCTGAAAAAGCCGTTGTCTACGTCGCATCACCGGACAAAGGCGATATTTCCATGACTGCCCTCCAAACCACGTTTGTTGAGGAAAACGGTGTCAAAATGCTGAAAGTTACCGTTCCGCATATCGATATTTGGGACATGCTCTATGTAACAAATCTGAACGATACCATGAACGGCACGGGCAACGATGCTGATAATATCATTACCGGCAACGACGGCAACAACCGCTTAGACGGCGGCAACGGAAACGATACCATGAACGGCGGCAACGGAAACGACACCGTAAACGGCGATGCCGGCGACGACACCCTGTTCGGCGAATCCGGCAACGATCATCTGAACGGCGGCGCGGGCAACGACTCTCTGACGGGCGGCGACGGCGGCGACACCCTGCTCGGCGAATCCGGCACGGATACTTTGACCGGCGGTGCGGGAGACGACGTTCTGTTCGGCGGATTGAGCAATGATTTACTGCATGGCGAAGCCGGCAACGATACTTATGTATTCAGTATCGGCGAAGGCCAAGACACCGTTTCGGATAACGACGGCAACAATGCCATCCAATTCGGACAAGGCATCAAAATCGAAGATTTACATCTCGAAGCCAGCACCGACGGCCAAGGCGCGACTGACTGGACAATTACTATCGGCAATACCGGCGACGCGATTACCATCGACAACCAATATGCCGGTAGCAACAGCGCCAACATATCCATCAGCGAATTCCGTCTGGACGAAGGCACGTTCACCGTCGACGCACTACTGGAGAAAATGGCCGCCAACAACAGCTTCAGCGGTTTGGCAAACACCAACCCTGCGGTTGACAGCTTCAGCTACGCGGTCGACAACGCAACTGCCGTACAACCCGACAACAACTCTGCCATTGCTGTTTTATAA
- a CDS encoding YiiD C-terminal domain-containing protein — translation MNADTVCAQILQDALLRYIPAVRTLGIRVLTADPRSVSLLLPLAENANHHTLFGGSSALAATLCGWAMTHLLCPDADGNIVIQNSKIRYLRPAFSDGTVSARITDEAAVAQFHEDFVTKGKAKIDIAVEIRSGGELATAFEGRYVALKR, via the coding sequence ATGAACGCCGATACCGTTTGCGCCCAAATCCTGCAAGACGCGCTGCTGCGCTACATCCCCGCCGTGCGCACGCTGGGGATACGGGTTTTGACCGCCGACCCCCGCAGCGTCAGCCTGCTGCTGCCGCTGGCGGAAAATGCCAACCACCACACCCTGTTCGGCGGCAGCTCAGCGCTGGCCGCCACCCTCTGCGGCTGGGCAATGACGCACCTGCTCTGCCCCGATGCAGACGGCAATATCGTGATTCAAAACAGCAAAATCCGCTACCTGCGCCCCGCCTTTTCAGACGGCACCGTCAGCGCGCGTATTACAGACGAAGCCGCGGTTGCTCAGTTTCACGAAGATTTTGTGACGAAGGGTAAGGCGAAGATTGATATTGCCGTAGAAATCCGCAGCGGCGGGGAATTGGCAACGGCGTTTGAAGGGCGGTATGTGGCGTTGAAGCGGTGA
- a CDS encoding 16S rRNA (uracil(1498)-N(3))-methyltransferase yields MPRFYLSQPLNAGGLIALPENVVRHLNVLRLRAGEEIVLFNGNGKAYPARLQILEKRRAEAEILREEAADSESPLNITLIQAVSSGERMDFTLQKSVELGVNEIRPVISERCVVRLSGERADKRVERWQEIVIAACGQSGRNVVPKVLPLVSFQTALTQMPSEKTKLLMSLNRAQKLNRITPSSDGLIFMVGPEGGWTAAEEQQAFDAGFQAVTLGKRVLRTETASLAAIVAMQTLWGDFV; encoded by the coding sequence ATGCCCCGTTTTTACCTCTCCCAACCCCTGAATGCGGGCGGCCTGATTGCGCTGCCCGAAAATGTTGTCCGCCATCTGAACGTCTTGCGCCTGCGCGCGGGCGAAGAAATCGTTTTGTTCAACGGCAACGGCAAGGCTTATCCCGCCCGTTTGCAGATATTGGAAAAACGCCGCGCCGAGGCGGAAATTCTGCGCGAAGAGGCGGCAGACAGCGAATCGCCGTTAAACATCACGCTGATACAGGCCGTTTCCAGCGGCGAGCGCATGGATTTTACCTTGCAGAAAAGCGTCGAATTGGGCGTGAACGAAATCCGGCCCGTCATCAGCGAGCGTTGCGTGGTGCGGCTTTCGGGCGAACGCGCCGACAAACGGGTCGAACGCTGGCAGGAAATCGTCATCGCCGCCTGCGGGCAGAGCGGGCGCAACGTCGTGCCTAAAGTTTTGCCGCTGGTTTCTTTTCAGACGGCCTTAACACAGATGCCGTCTGAAAAAACCAAGCTCTTGATGAGCCTCAACCGCGCGCAGAAACTCAACCGAATCACCCCGTCTTCAGACGGCCTGATTTTCATGGTCGGCCCCGAGGGCGGCTGGACGGCGGCGGAAGAGCAGCAGGCGTTTGACGCGGGCTTTCAGGCCGTAACGCTGGGCAAACGAGTGCTGCGAACTGAAACTGCATCATTGGCTGCAATTGTTGCGATGCAGACCTTATGGGGAGATTTCGTATGA
- a CDS encoding inositol monophosphatase family protein, which yields MLHQLQNVVRHIAQTEIMPRFLNTPSYRKEDGSMLSEADLAAQTAFAAALPLIAGRPVLGEEMSPQAQAGLWQQHHSDGLWIVDPIDGTNNFVNGLPHFAVSVAYIQNGRAQAGVIYNPVSGECFTAQRGQGAHLNGTRLPLRLVSKKLSEAIAGVEIKYLRSGKLSSRMNTLAPFGSIRSMGCSTLDWCYLACGRYDVYVHGGQKLWDYAAGALIFEEAGGCLSTLEGDEFWSGEHVFKRSVVAALEPELFRRWEKWIRENQ from the coding sequence GTGCTGCACCAACTCCAAAACGTCGTCCGCCACATCGCGCAAACCGAAATCATGCCGCGTTTTCTCAACACGCCTTCCTACCGAAAAGAAGACGGCAGCATGCTCAGCGAAGCCGATTTGGCCGCACAGACCGCCTTTGCCGCCGCCCTGCCGCTGATCGCCGGGCGCCCCGTACTCGGCGAAGAAATGAGCCCTCAGGCGCAGGCCGGGCTGTGGCAGCAGCACCATTCAGACGGCCTCTGGATTGTCGACCCCATCGACGGCACCAACAATTTCGTCAACGGCCTGCCGCATTTCGCCGTCTCCGTTGCCTACATCCAAAACGGCCGCGCCCAAGCCGGCGTCATCTATAATCCCGTCAGCGGCGAATGTTTTACCGCACAGCGCGGACAAGGCGCCCACCTCAACGGCACGCGCCTGCCGCTGCGGCTGGTGTCGAAAAAACTCAGCGAAGCCATCGCCGGCGTCGAAATCAAATACCTGCGTTCGGGCAAACTCTCCAGCCGCATGAACACCCTCGCCCCCTTCGGCTCCATCCGCAGCATGGGTTGCAGCACGCTCGACTGGTGCTACCTTGCCTGCGGGCGTTACGACGTATATGTCCACGGCGGACAAAAACTCTGGGACTACGCCGCCGGCGCCCTGATTTTCGAAGAAGCCGGCGGCTGCCTGTCCACGCTCGAAGGCGATGAATTTTGGAGCGGCGAACACGTTTTCAAACGCTCCGTCGTTGCCGCGCTCGAACCCGAATTATTCCGCCGTTGGGAAAAATGGATACGCGAAAACCAATGA